CCGGGATCAACAGCGCGAAGTAGCCGCCGGTGTTGACGACGGACAGGCCCCGGCTGCTCTGCAGATACTTCGGCATCCAGGTGAACAGCGTGTAGTAGCCGCCCTGGACGCCGGTCGCGAGCAGCGCGGCGAACATCGTGGTGCGCAGCAGGTCCTTGCGGAAAATTCCGGCGAGCGACCCCTTGGTCCTGGCCGAGACGCGGCGTGCGGCGGCTTCCGGCGCGTCCTCGATCCGCTTCCGCACCCACAGCACGAGCAATGCCGGGAGCACCCCGACCCAGAACAGCACGCGCCACGCGATGTCCTGGTCCAGCACACTGAACAGCACCGTGTAGACGATCACCAGCAGGCCCCAGCCCACCGCCCAGGCGCTCTGCACGAACGCGACTGTGCGTCCCCGGTACCGCGCCGAGGAGTACTCCGCGACCAGCGCCGCGCCGACCGCCCACTCGCCGCCGAACCCGAGTCCCTGCAGGCCGCGGAAAATCAGCAGCGTCTCGAAGTTGGGCGCGAACCCGCAGAGCACGGTGAAGATCGTGTACATCGCGATGGTCAGCTGCAGGGTGCGGACCCGGCCGATCCGGTCCGCCAGGACGCCCGCGCCGACGCCGCCGATCGCGGACACCACCAGCGTGACCGTGCTGAGCAGCCCCGCCTCGCCGGAGGTGATGCCGAAGTACACGGTGATCGCGGCCAGGCCGAAGGGCAGGGTTTGGTAGTCGAACGAATCGAGGCCGTAGCCGCCAAAGGCGCCGATGAAGGCACGGCGGCCCTTCTGGCCGAGCGAGCGGTACCAGCCGAACGGGCGGGCCGCGTTCGCTGTGCCGTCGGTGACTTGGACGTTCATGGGGGCACCTCACAAGGGGGATGGACTCATGGTGGCACGGGTCACATGGCCGCTACGGTACTGGATTGTTGAACAATCCCACAAGTCCCTCATTTTATTGTTCTCGGACGGCTGGCTACGCTGGGCGACGTGGTTACCGACGGAGAGCCGATGGGGCTGGAAGCCGATCGCGGCTTGCTGGGGCGCACGAGCACGGCGGAACGAGTCGCCGGCGTGTTGCGCACGCGCATCGCGGAAGGGTTCTTCCTGCCTGGGGTGCGGCTGTCGGAACAGGACATCGGCAGCGCGCTCGGCGTCTCGCGCAACACGCTCCGGGAAGCCTTCCGGCTGTTGACCCACGAGCGGCTGCTGGTGCACGAGCTGAACCGGGGGGTGTTCGTCCGGGTGCCGAGCGTCGAGGACGTGCGCGACATCTACCGGGTTCGCAAGATCATCGAGTGTGCCGCGGTCCGCGAGGTGACCGCGAAGCCCCCGTCGTACGCGAAGGTGGCGGCAACGGTGTCCGATGGCGATCGCGCGGCGAAACAGGCGCAGTGGCAGGACCTCGGCACGGCGAACATCCGGTTCCACGCGGAGCTGGTGGCGCTCACCGGGAGCGAGCGCATCGTCGAGCTGATGCAGGCGCTCACCGCGGAGCTGCGGCTGGTGTTCCACGTGATGGCAGACCCGCGACGGTTTCACGAGCGATACCTGCCGCGTAACCACGAAATCCTGGGCGTGCTCGAAACTGGCGACGGTATGCGTACCGCCGAGCTGCTGGCGGAATACCTCGACGATGCGGAAGCGCAGCTGGTCGAGGCTTACTCGGAGCGTGCACCTGAGCTGACCGGATCGCGCTGAGGCGTTACCGGATTGCCCGGGAAGGCAGCGAGCATGGCCGTTCGGACCCTCTCGTCACTCGAAAGGCGGCACGGCGCGGGTTGCCTGACTACCGTCGGCGTCGGGCCGCGTGAGAGCGTCGCCCCGAGCGCCGGGACCCCCAGCCGACGCGCGGAAGGCGACCGGACGATGGGTTCCCCGTCCGGTGCACGCGGTGCCAGGGATGGCGGGACCGAGGCGGGCCGTGGTGACCGAGGGGAGATCACGGCCCGCCGTCGCGCTACTGGTTGACGCTCCACTTCTGGTTCGCGTTTCCGGTGCACGTCCACAGCTGAAGTTTCGTCCCGTTCGCGGAGCTGGCGCCGGCCGCGTCGAGACACTTGTTCGCGTGCGGATTGACGATGTCGTGCGCCGCGGTGACGACCCACTGCTGGGCGTTGGTGTTGTTGCAGTCGTACATCTGGACCGCGGTGCCGTCGGCGGTGCCTGCTCCGTTGACGTCCATGCACTTGCCGAGCGCGCGGATCGTGCCGTCGCTGCCGACCGTCCAGTTCTGCGCGGCATTGCCGTTGCAGTCGGTGATTTGCAGCTGGGTGAAGTTCGCCGGGTTCGCCCACGGCACGTCGACGCACTTCCCGCCGATGCCGATGATCCGGCCGGAGGCGCTGCTGTCGCTGGTGGTCACGTGCACGTAGTCGACGACGAGCTGCTGCGGGAATTGCGTGCTGCCGTCCGGGTTTCCAGGCCAGTCGCCGCCCACGGCGAGGTTGAGGATGAGGTAGAACGGGTGGTCATAGACCCAGCGATTTCCGTTGAGATCGGCCGGAGTGCGGGTCTGGTAGGCGTTGCCGTCCACTGACCAGACGATCTTGTTGGGCGACCAG
This sequence is a window from Amycolatopsis benzoatilytica AK 16/65. Protein-coding genes within it:
- a CDS encoding glycoside hydrolase family 16 protein translates to MSRLRSLAAAALLAFGGLVAPAVLAPPPAAAATSFSDDFDGPAGAAADGSKWNYETGDNNGNNHERQWYTAGAANAALDGQGHLVITAKRENSGHTCWYGTCEYTSARLNTAGKFSQAYGHVETRMKIPRGQGMWPAFWMLGGGNWPTDGEIDVMENIGREPNTVHGTIHGPGYSGANGIGAAYTGPNFSDDFHTYAVDWSPNKIVWSVDGNAYQTRTPADLNGNRWVYDHPFYLILNLAVGGDWPGNPDGSTQFPQQLVVDYVHVTTSDSSASGRIIGIGGKCVDVPWANPANFTQLQITDCNGNAAQNWTVGSDGTIRALGKCMDVNGAGTADGTAVQMYDCNNTNAQQWVVTAAHDIVNPHANKCLDAAGASSANGTKLQLWTCTGNANQKWSVNQ
- a CDS encoding GntR family transcriptional regulator is translated as MGLEADRGLLGRTSTAERVAGVLRTRIAEGFFLPGVRLSEQDIGSALGVSRNTLREAFRLLTHERLLVHELNRGVFVRVPSVEDVRDIYRVRKIIECAAVREVTAKPPSYAKVAATVSDGDRAAKQAQWQDLGTANIRFHAELVALTGSERIVELMQALTAELRLVFHVMADPRRFHERYLPRNHEILGVLETGDGMRTAELLAEYLDDAEAQLVEAYSERAPELTGSR
- a CDS encoding MFS transporter; the encoded protein is MNVQVTDGTANAARPFGWYRSLGQKGRRAFIGAFGGYGLDSFDYQTLPFGLAAITVYFGITSGEAGLLSTVTLVVSAIGGVGAGVLADRIGRVRTLQLTIAMYTIFTVLCGFAPNFETLLIFRGLQGLGFGGEWAVGAALVAEYSSARYRGRTVAFVQSAWAVGWGLLVIVYTVLFSVLDQDIAWRVLFWVGVLPALLVLWVRKRIEDAPEAAARRVSARTKGSLAGIFRKDLLRTTMFAALLATGVQGGYYTLFTWMPKYLQSSRGLSVVNTGGYFALLIPGAFIGYVCGGYLTDLLGRKKTFLLFSVLSALLIVLFVQLPYGANGLMLLISFPLGFSTSAIFSGFGAYLAELYPTELRATGQGFTYNFGRAVGAAFPAVVGFLGAGGAIVLGAVGYAIAAAALLGLPETRGRELVS